In Magnetococcales bacterium, a single genomic region encodes these proteins:
- the ftsZ gene encoding cell division protein FtsZ: MSIEFANFDGLEARIKVVGVGGGGGNAINNMIQGHLDGVEFIVANTDAQALSRNLASTRIQIGEGVTRGLGAGAKPDVGMRAAQESENRVREALKGADMVFITAGMGGGTGTGAAPIIAQIAKDMQILTVAVVTRPFSFEGKKRMQYADTGLEELRKHVDTLITIPNQKLLNVVGKNTTILEAFRKADDVLLQAVRGITDLITVPGLINVDFADVRTVMDEMGQAMMGAAEASGDTRALDAATSAISSPLLDDVSIHGAKGVLINITGGYNLALQEVDEAATVVRDMAHDDAIIVFGAVLDESMEDTVRVTVVATGIGTAERVDYTNMEKSKSEPRLVHPYTGNKVSSKDHKPAVVQLADTPSVVQTSTRHASPARRRPVEAEPASASSKKSDNAAETDWDVPTFLRRQMD; the protein is encoded by the coding sequence GTGAGCATTGAATTTGCGAATTTCGACGGGCTCGAAGCCCGTATCAAGGTAGTCGGCGTTGGTGGTGGCGGCGGCAATGCCATCAACAACATGATCCAGGGCCACCTTGACGGGGTGGAATTCATCGTCGCCAACACCGATGCCCAGGCGTTGTCGCGCAACCTGGCCTCGACCCGCATTCAGATCGGGGAAGGGGTCACCCGGGGTCTGGGAGCCGGCGCCAAGCCCGACGTGGGCATGCGTGCCGCCCAGGAGAGCGAAAATCGCGTTCGCGAGGCCCTCAAGGGCGCGGACATGGTTTTCATCACCGCCGGCATGGGTGGCGGAACCGGAACCGGAGCCGCCCCCATCATCGCCCAGATCGCCAAGGACATGCAGATCCTGACCGTGGCGGTGGTGACCAGACCCTTCAGTTTCGAGGGCAAAAAGCGCATGCAGTATGCCGACACCGGCCTGGAGGAGCTGCGCAAGCACGTCGACACCCTGATCACCATCCCCAATCAGAAGCTGCTCAACGTGGTGGGCAAGAACACCACCATCCTGGAGGCGTTTCGCAAAGCCGACGACGTGCTGTTGCAGGCGGTGCGCGGCATCACCGACCTGATCACCGTGCCGGGTCTGATCAACGTGGACTTCGCCGACGTGCGCACGGTCATGGACGAGATGGGTCAGGCCATGATGGGCGCTGCGGAAGCCTCCGGTGATACCCGCGCCCTGGACGCCGCCACCAGCGCCATCTCCAGCCCGCTGCTCGACGATGTTTCCATCCATGGCGCCAAGGGTGTGCTGATCAACATCACCGGCGGCTACAACCTGGCTCTGCAAGAGGTGGACGAAGCCGCCACCGTGGTGCGTGACATGGCCCACGACGACGCCATCATCGTCTTCGGCGCGGTACTCGACGAGTCGATGGAGGATACGGTGCGCGTCACCGTGGTGGCCACCGGCATCGGCACCGCCGAGCGGGTCGACTACACCAACATGGAAAAGAGCAAATCCGAGCCTCGCCTGGTACATCCGTACACCGGCAACAAGGTCAGCTCCAAGGATCACAAGCCGGCCGTGGTACAACTGGCGGATACCCCCTCCGTGGTGCAAACCTCCACTCGCCATGCCAGCCCGGCCCGCCGCCGACCCGTCGAAGCCGAACCCGCCTCCGCCTCCTCCAAGAAGAGTGACAACGCCGCCGAAACCGATTGGGACGTGCCGACCTTCCTGCGTCGTCAGATGGATTGA